A genomic window from Streptomyces broussonetiae includes:
- a CDS encoding sensor histidine kinase: protein MTTTGEERARGLTGPWWWARWRSAALDGSLALMSAVECGAEGVPFARDAGIPLWVGVLFGVIAGSALLVRRKWPIAVVLVAIAITPAQMGFLMGVVGLYTLASCELPRRIIGALAGMSLLGTMIVTFVRVRQSMARGDLTLGDWFEPFAAVTTSLGLTAPPLLFGLYVGARRRLMESLRERADSLERELQLLAERAEERAEWARNEERTRIAREMHDVVAHRVSLMVVHAAALQAVARKDPEKAVKNAALVGDMGRQALTELREMLGVLRAGEDVVGVRRGAGVPLAAVGEAAAAAASRAVAEDGPCLSELDDLIGQSAAAGMAVELLVVGEVRSYAAQVERTAYRVVQEALTNVHKHAAGAKTHVRLAHRVSEIAMQVENEAPPEPGSASAARLPSGGNGLVGMRERVVALGGVFVSGPTDAGGFRVSAVIPAA, encoded by the coding sequence ATGACCACGACGGGGGAAGAGCGTGCCAGGGGACTGACCGGTCCCTGGTGGTGGGCCAGGTGGCGTAGTGCGGCGCTCGACGGGAGTCTCGCACTGATGTCCGCCGTGGAGTGCGGTGCGGAGGGCGTGCCCTTCGCCCGGGACGCGGGGATTCCGCTGTGGGTCGGGGTCCTGTTCGGGGTGATCGCCGGTTCGGCGCTGCTGGTGCGGCGCAAGTGGCCGATCGCCGTCGTGCTGGTCGCCATCGCGATCACGCCGGCCCAAATGGGTTTCCTGATGGGCGTCGTCGGTCTGTACACGCTGGCGTCGTGCGAGCTGCCGCGGCGGATCATCGGCGCGCTGGCGGGGATGTCGTTGCTGGGCACGATGATCGTGACGTTCGTGCGGGTGCGGCAGAGCATGGCGCGGGGGGATCTGACGCTGGGTGACTGGTTCGAGCCGTTCGCCGCGGTGACGACGTCGTTGGGGCTGACGGCTCCGCCGTTGCTGTTCGGGCTGTATGTGGGGGCGCGGCGGCGGTTGATGGAGAGTCTGCGGGAGCGGGCGGACAGCCTGGAGCGTGAGCTTCAGTTGCTGGCGGAGCGGGCGGAGGAGCGGGCCGAGTGGGCGCGCAACGAGGAGCGGACGCGGATCGCGCGGGAAATGCATGACGTCGTCGCGCATCGGGTGAGTCTGATGGTGGTGCATGCCGCTGCTTTGCAGGCCGTCGCCCGGAAGGATCCGGAGAAGGCCGTGAAGAACGCGGCGCTGGTGGGGGACATGGGGCGGCAGGCGCTGACCGAGTTGCGGGAGATGCTCGGTGTGCTGCGGGCCGGTGAGGACGTGGTGGGCGTGCGGCGGGGTGCGGGGGTGCCGTTGGCGGCGGTGGGGGAGGCGGCTGCGGCGGCGGCTTCGCGGGCGGTGGCGGAGGACGGGCCGTGTCTGTCGGAACTGGACGACCTGATCGGGCAGTCGGCGGCGGCGGGGATGGCCGTGGAGCTGTTGGTGGTGGGGGAGGTGCGGTCGTACGCGGCGCAGGTCGAGCGGACGGCGTACCGGGTGGTGCAGGAGGCGTTGACGAACGTCCACAAGCATGCGGCGGGTGCGAAGACGCATGTGCGGCTGGCGCATCGGGTGTCGGAGATCGCGATGCAGGTGGAGAACGAGGCGCCGCCGGAGCCGGGTTCCGCGTCGGCGGCGCGGTTGCCGTCGGGTGGGAACGGTCTGGTGGGGATGCGGGAGCGGGTCGTGGCGCTGGGCGGGGTGTTTGTGTCGGGGCCGACGGATGCGGGGGGTTTTCGGGTGTCGGCGGTGATTCCGGCGGCGTAG